One part of the Borreliella afzelii genome encodes these proteins:
- the argF gene encoding ornithine carbamoyltransferase: protein MYNLRNRSFLNLLDFTSKDIKYLLDLSIDLKKSKYAGIEVQKLKGKNIVIIFEKDSTRTRCAFEIAAYDQGANITYLGPKGNQIGVKESMKDTARVLGRMYDAIGFRGFSQETVECLANYSNVPVYNGLTDISHPTQILADLMTIKEHKGSLKGIKIVFCGDGRGNIANSLLKGCAIMGLDFRIFAPKELFPDSNLTLKAKSLALKSGGKITITDSKEEAVKCADVVYTDVWVSMGEESNWEDRINLLKLYQVNKELMCMAKDDAIFMHCLPAFHDLSTVVGRDIFDKYGLDGIEVTEEIFESKNSVVFDVAENRVHAIKAVMVSTLG from the coding sequence ATGTATAATTTACGAAATAGGAGCTTTTTAAATCTTTTAGATTTTACAAGCAAAGATATTAAATATTTACTTGATTTATCGATTGATTTAAAAAAATCAAAATATGCAGGAATTGAGGTGCAGAAACTTAAAGGTAAAAATATAGTTATAATTTTCGAGAAAGATTCAACAAGAACGCGGTGTGCTTTTGAAATTGCAGCATATGATCAAGGGGCAAATATTACGTATTTAGGACCTAAGGGGAATCAAATAGGCGTAAAAGAGTCTATGAAAGATACCGCTAGAGTTTTAGGGCGCATGTATGATGCCATTGGGTTTAGGGGGTTTTCTCAAGAGACTGTTGAATGTTTGGCAAATTATTCTAATGTTCCTGTTTACAATGGATTGACAGATATTTCTCACCCAACCCAAATACTAGCTGATTTGATGACAATAAAAGAGCATAAGGGAAGTTTAAAAGGAATTAAAATAGTATTTTGTGGCGATGGCAGGGGGAATATTGCTAATTCTTTGTTAAAAGGTTGTGCTATTATGGGACTAGATTTCAGAATTTTTGCCCCCAAAGAGCTTTTTCCAGATTCCAATTTGACTCTTAAGGCTAAGTCTTTAGCTTTAAAGAGTGGGGGCAAAATTACAATTACGGATTCTAAAGAGGAGGCTGTTAAATGCGCTGATGTTGTGTATACTGATGTGTGGGTATCTATGGGCGAGGAGAGTAATTGGGAAGATAGAATAAATCTTCTAAAGCTTTATCAGGTCAATAAAGAATTGATGTGCATGGCAAAAGATGATGCAATATTTATGCATTGTTTACCTGCTTTTCATGATTTGAGTACTGTGGTTGGTAGGGATATTTTTGATAAATATGGACTTGATGGAATTGAAGTTACAGAAGAAATTTTTGAAAGTAAAAATTCAGTTGTTTTTGATGTTGCTGAAAATAGGGTGCATGCCATTAAAGCCGTTATGGTATCGACTTTGGGATAA